DNA sequence from the Trueperaceae bacterium genome:
CCGCACGCTCGTCGTCTACTGCCACGCCGGCGGCCGCGCGGCCGTCGTCGCCAGCCTGCTGCGGAGCCGAGGCTTCGGCGACGTGGTGGAGCTCTCCGACTCGGAGGGCGCCTGGACGGCATGATGTACGTCGGGAACGCGGGTTAGCTGAGCCGCTCGGAGGGGTTGATGTTCGACGAGATCGGGCCTGAGGACGTGGCCGCATGGCTAGCGGGCGGCGCCGTGCTGGTCGACGTGCGCGAGGCCTGGGAGTTCGAGAGGGGGCACGTGCCGGGCGCCGTGAACGTGCCGATGAGCGAGATCACCAAGCGGCTGGGCGACGTGCCGGACAACGTCGTGGTCGTCTGCAACTCGGGCTCGCGCTCGGCCCACGTGGCCGGCTACCTCGCCCTCAACGGCTACAAGAGGGTGGCCAACCTCGCCGGGGGCACGGCCGGCTGGGTCGAGGCCGGCTTCGGGATCGAGCTGGGGTCTGAGACCGCCGACTGACGGCGTGACCGCGGCGGGCGGCGGCTCGGCGAGCACCGCAGCCTCGTCCTCGCAGCGAAGCGGAGCGGCCTCGTCGCACGGGGTCCGCCTCGCCTGTGCCGGGCGACCGCGCCTCACGGGCGCGCTGCTCCTCCTGCTGGCCGCCCTGTCCCACGCCGCGGCCCAGCCGTTCGACCCGCCGCGCGGCGACACGCGCCTCGTGGTCCTCGGCGACTTCAACGGACCCTACGGCTCCACCGACTACCCGCCCCCGCTCGCCCGCGTGATCGACGCGATCACTGGCACTTGGCTCCCCGACGCCGTCGTCTTCCCCGGCGACGTGATCGCCGGCCAGAGCCGCGACCTCACGCGCGAGGACCTCGACGCGATGTGGCGGTCGTTCGACGAGCACGTGGCCGCGCCGCTGCGCGCGGCCGGCATCGCCTACGCCCTGGCCGTGGGGAACCACGACGCCTCGAGCCTGCGGAGCGGCGGCGCCTACGCCTTCCCGCGCGACAGGGAGGCGGCCGCCGCCTACTGGTCCGACCCCGTGCACCGGGCGGGCCTCGAGGTGCACGACGACGCCGACGTGCCGTTCCACTACTCGTTCAGCGTGGGCGGCGTGTTCGTGGCGGTCATCGACGCCTCGAGCCCCTTGGTGCCGGAAGAGCGCCGCGCCTGGCTGGCGGAGCAGCTCGCCAGCGAGCCGGCGCGGCGGGCGTCCGTGCGG
Encoded proteins:
- a CDS encoding rhodanese-like domain-containing protein codes for the protein MFDEIGPEDVAAWLAGGAVLVDVREAWEFERGHVPGAVNVPMSEITKRLGDVPDNVVVVCNSGSRSAHVAGYLALNGYKRVANLAGGTAGWVEAGFGIELGSETAD
- a CDS encoding metallophosphoesterase — translated: MTAAGGGSASTAASSSQRSGAASSHGVRLACAGRPRLTGALLLLLAALSHAAAQPFDPPRGDTRLVVLGDFNGPYGSTDYPPPLARVIDAITGTWLPDAVVFPGDVIAGQSRDLTREDLDAMWRSFDEHVAAPLRAAGIAYALAVGNHDASSLRSGGAYAFPRDREAAAAYWSDPVHRAGLEVHDDADVPFHYSFSVGGVFVAVIDASSPLVPEERRAWLAEQLASEPARRASVRLVVGHLPLVAFSVGREAPGERLADAEDLADLMREGCAAAYVSGHHAAYYPGVWRGLELLAAGGIGARRLLGWDGAPRSTVTVVDVWEATGELTYTTFDAVTLAPLTPDDLPAALPSGVTLSARAGGAVAATAGGGGTAATCAGEGRLAADR